ACAGAAAGATTACTGTTAAACCTCTTCTGGACTGTTTTTATTGCTTCATAAATGTTTCCAAGTCCCTGGAGAGCATATTCTGATGCCTTTATCGGAATTACAACATCATCAGCAACAATTAAAGAATTCATAAGAAGCTGGTTAACATTCGGACCTGTATCAATTACACAATATTCATATTCTGAAAGATCACTCTTTTCAAATGAATCTGAAAGTTCAAAAAGACCGTTTGGAGAGGATGAAAGCTTTGTTTCTGCCTCTGCAAGAAGTGGATCGGCAGCAACAATATCACCGATTTCAGTGTGCTGAATGACATCACTGATTAATTTTTTGTTTTTGCCTGATTCAACAAGTACATCATAAAGCGTTGGGACACCCTCTATCTGTGCTCTGAATGTGTTTGAAGAGTTACATTGTTGATCTGTATCGATAAGGAGTGTTTTATGTCCTAACCGATTTAATATTGCACTCATCTGGACGGCAGTAGTTGTTTTTGCAACGCCACCCTTCTGAGATGCGATTACGATGGTTCTCATGAAAATAATTACCTCCAAAAGGGAACAAATTTAGTAATATCCCCTATATTTTAATGCTGGAATTTGTGAATTTATCACAAAAAAACATACTATCATTCATACAAATTATATTATAAATATAAGAAATATTCAATATAAGAATGATATAAATAATATGCTTATATTAATTAATTTAATTCATATATATCATATTTGTAAATTAATTAATAATTCTCATAACTAAAATATATCTTAACTTTCACATATAAATTATATGTGTTAATAGACATATATATTTCATATATATCAAATCAAACATATAAATCAATTTAATTATTAAACTTATATAAGCAATATATCTTATATAAACATTAAAACATATCTTTATAATAAAACACATATTATACATATACACTAATAAACTAATATTAAATATATGACTCAATATACACATATTATATATATTTATGATATGTAGAATAAAACATAAAATAATTAACTGAAACATAAGACAAACATGAATAATATAATATATATCAATAATAAAATATATATCAATTATAAAATATATATGATTGAATGAATAAATATTATATATATAAATAACAAAATATATATAAATGAAGGAATATATATAATATGTATCACTAATAATGTATATATGAGATATATAAGACACATAAGATAAATATGATAAATTACAAATATAATTAATATAAATAATGTCTATCATTAAATAAACATAATATATATAAAGCATATAATACATATGTACGATATAAATAAATGTACACATATAATACAAATAACCAATAATGAACATATTAATAATATATTGCATTTAAATCATATATAAACTATTTATTAATGTTGATATATTTATTATATTTATTATATCACATACATATATTAGATATGTCAATATAGTTATCTATGTAATAGATGTTACATTTGTGACATAAATCACATATCTAAACAAATTATTATTAAAGAGTGAATTGAATGAGATATATATGAATAATGTAACATTAATCACACATATCACATTATTCACATATGTTGCAATAAATGATATCGTTTTTTTTAATTAATTATATTCAAGATTTATTATATCAAACTAAAACGTGCTATTTAAGGTTGTTTCGATAGTAATGTTCTTTAAAATAATTGTGGTCTTTTATGTAAATCACATAAACTGTGTCAAATTAGAAATAAAAAGCCTGTTTTTACGGGCATTTATTCTTGCGCTTACTGCCATTTTCCTTTTGGGGATGACTATTGTTTTTTTATCTTTTTTTCAGAGAATGATAATGGGTTTATATATTATTTGTTGTAATACTTGCACTATGAACAATATTGAAGATTTAATTACGCTTCAATGTAAGACATTATGATTCTGCGAGCAAAATAAGAGAGTAAGAACAAGTAAAGATACTTGTAAATTTGTAATCAAAACAAATATAATGAAATTATCATAAAACAGATTTTTCTCTATAGTTTTTTCAGAACGGAAATATATTGTCTATGAAAGATTTTGAAGCCTTAAAAGAAAAAAGCCTTAGTGACGTTAAGAATGCAGGAATTAAGATTGGAAAAATTGTATCCTGGGAGATAAATACAAGGGCTAAAACCAGGTGGGGACAATGTAAGAAAAATATTGACGGAACATATGCAATACAGATTTCTTCGACGCTTCTTACAGATGATCGAATATCTGAAAAAGCAGTGCTCGAAACCATGATACATGAGATACTTCATACCTGTGAAAATGGGATGAATCACCAGGGAAATTGGAAAATCAACGCTGAAATCATGAACAGGACATATGGCTATAATATTAAGCGTATAACAAAGGGCAGTGAGAAAGGCGTTGAGGACTATAAGAGTAAACCGAGGGAAATTAAGTATATTTTTACCTGCAAAGGGTGCGGGGTACAGATATACAGAAAGAGAGATTCAAAATTTACGAGAAATTACAGGAATTACTGCTGTGCAAGATGTGGGGCAGTAGCTTGGTCAAGAAAATCAGTACAAAGACAATAAAAATTTAATAATTTCCAGGATGTGAGGATTTTTTCTAATTGAAAATTCATATCAAGGATAAGTCAAGCTATAGTGAGTCGAGGGATTTGCTATGGCTTTTTTTGTAAAACAAATACTGAAATGTTAAAAATTTATGTGATGGGATAATAAGGGCACGGCTGTTTCTTGTAGGGGCTAGGTGAAAATGATAAGATTAGTCTATTACAATGCGGAAGTTTATTTGAGTTTCTTGTGAGGGTGAGATTATGGGTACTTTTATAGAACTCTTTGAAGCAAATGTCCGTGATCATAGGGATAACACTGCGGTAATTGATTCTGTGACAGGAATCAGCCTGACATATGGGGAATTGGATACCATGGCGGGGAAGCTGGCTGCAAAACTTCAATCCGGCGGTGTTGAAAAGGGCGACGCTATCGCCGTTGTACTGCCGCACAGTATTGATTTTATCGCTTCCGTGCTTGCGGGTATGAAACTTGGAGCGGCTGTTGCGCCGTTAAATGGATCATATCCACCAAGCAGGCTTGCATATATATCATGACTGTCAGGCAAAGGCGGTGATCACTCCTGATTACGTTAAAGGTTTGGATGATTATTCTCCGATTGAATGCAGTGCACTGATTTCGGCTGATGATGCGGCATTGCTTGTCTATACTTCAGGATCCACAGGGAATCCGAAGGGTGTCCTGATCGATCATGGCGCTATTTTTGATAGCATAGACCGAACAGTAAAATTCATCGAACTAACCGGACATGATGTGATAGGGCTGGGTGTTCCCTTCTTTTTCATTGCCGGATTGATAAATCTGTTTTGCGGGCTGGGGGTTGGAACGTCCAATATCCTGATACCTGTGTCTGCTATGCGCAATCCTGTGGAATTGTCCAAGATAGTGACAAAGGAGCAGGTAACAGTAACCTTTATCAGTCCAAAGATGCTGCGATTTTTCAGGGTTTTTCCCGAATCACGGTTGCGACTGGTGGTTACCGGTAGTGAACGTCTGAGTGGAATCTACTCGAAAGATTTTCAGATTAAAAACGTTTATGGAGCGGTGCCTGTAGAGGAAAAATGCGAGTATACCATACAGGTGCTTGCACGCTCGGGATTTTTCTGGAACATCCCGGATGAAAAGTATATCCGAAAATTTATTGAAGGTATGGCAGGCTTGGCATTTTTTGATGAAAGCATGCTGTACAGATGAGCAGAGACATGATGATAAAGCAAGTGTGATTGAAAGAGTAGGAAGAATCATTCCGAATTGCGCGACATATATGCTTAAGGGACGTGGTCATATGAAGTTTCTTTCGGAAGAAGAAAAGAAGATGATAGTAGATTTTTTGCTGGAGGAATAAATATCTTACAGGATAGGGTACTTATCTTAGATGTTACTAATAGTAGCAGTACAATTTGTGGCAAATGGGCTAAAAGTAAAATCAAAATTCTCCACTATAGAGTAGTTTATAGTTGTTTATGGTCGAAGTTCTGCCTATATCATGAAAAGACCAGAAAGAGGCAGAATGCGTTACTTAAAGTGGCCCCCAAGATGTGGACGAAGTCAAATATATATTTTGGCAGGATTTTAAACACCGAATCCAACATGTGGACACCAAATTGGCTGTAAAATAATGTTAAAAGACTCATGGCTACTGTCTCTTTTAGCAAAATTATAAATAGAATAAAGCAATAGTTAGTTATTCTCAAAAGATAAAAACTGGGGATGAAGTACGATGACCCTCATCCCCAGTTGCTCTCTTATATTAAACTACAGTAAGGAGTTTGTTTTTAATGCATATTCTTGCTGCAAGAATTTTCTCAATTGAATTGCCGAATTCTACGATGATTTTTCCCATAGAAATGGATTTAACCGTTCCCTGACCGTATTTGGTGTGATTAACAGAACAGCCTTCGGGATATATTTCTTTTATCTCTTCATCTGTAAGTTCGGGCTCAACCACTTTGGTCACTTTCACAACAGGTACCGGAGCCTTTGCTTTTGGCTTGTAGGTACTATTTTCACAAAGGCAATCAAGAATAAGATCAAGATTCTCATTTGTAAAGAAAATGATTTCGTGAGGCAGATTTTTCTCTGTTTCGTTTAACTGTAAAAGTCTGTTGCCGTTCTTTATAAAAAGGATTGCTTTACTTCCTACTTCTTCATATCCGGAGATAATGTCCTCAATTTCTTCCCTATCGGTCTCTCTTAAAATGATAGCAAGATTTTCTGAATCAGCCATTCTTTTGATGGCATTAAAATCTTTTTCAGTAGCATGAAACTGGTAACGATTAAATAAAAGAGTGTTAACATTCAAAATTGAGCCATGATCGCCAAACTGGCAGATTTTATTCATGTCAGCATCACGCTTCATAGTCATCTTCAGTTCCTTATTTTGAATTAGTTCGCATGCGTCTTCGTAAGAATATAATTGATTATCCATGTAGTTAAAATTCCTTTTTCCTTCCTGTAAAAAATTGCGTAGGATGTATCATACAACATCAAAAGATGGCTTTCAATAGACTTAAATTTATTTGTTGATTATGCACAATTTATATTAAAAGTATGAATCCAAAAAAATATAAGCTGACAAATTTTTGAACTTTTTATTCTTTATATTGGAGAAAAATCTAAAAAAAGAAATTAACTTTTTATGCTTATTTAATAATATTGGAGGTTAGGGAATAGTAAAATAAAAATTAGATTGTTTCATATTACGTATTAACTTGTATTTTTTCTTAAGAATCTTCCACAAGAAGTATTTTTAGGACAAAGGGTGAGAAAATTATGAAAAAAACAGTAATAACAGCATGTAGTCTGGTTCTTGCGGCAGTCATAGGAAGTACAGGTTGTGGAAAAATCAGCTTAAAAAATCCCAACATGAAAAACTCGGAAACAAATTCGGAATTAAAAACTGAAGATAATACTGAAGTAAAAACAGAAACAAATACAGAAACAAATACAGAAACAAATACAGGAGCAACAACAGAAGCAAAAACAGAAGCAAAAACAGAAGAAACTACAGAAGCAAAAACAGAAACAACAACTGAAGCAAAAGCAGAAACAACTGCTGAAGACAATACAGAAGCAAATTCTGAAGCAACTTCAGAAGTAAATGCTGAATCAAACACAGAAACAGAGACGAATACAGGATCAACCCAAAATATCGATGAAGAAGCGAATGCAGGTGGAAGGATTATAGACTATGACGGATATAAGCTTGATCAGGTTGTTATTCTGAGTAGACATAATATTAGATCCCCGCTTAGCGGAGGAGATTCACTTCTTGGTAAGATCACGCCTCATGAGTGGTTTAATTGGACCTCTGCGCCAAGTGAATTATCACTACGCGGAGGAGTTCTTGAAACTCAGATGGGACAGTATTTCAGACAGTGGGCAGAAGAAGAGGAACTTATACCGACAAACTATCATCCTGATAACGGCCAGGTTAGAATTTACGCAAATTCAAAACAAAGAACCATTGCGACAGCACAGTATTTTACTGCCGGAATGTTCCCTACAGCAGGGTTACCTGTTGAGTATCATATGGAATTTGACAAAATGGATCCGGTGTTCACCCCTCAGCTTACTTTTTGGACGGACGAATATGAAAAAGACGCTAAGGATCAGATCTATGAATATTATGCGGATGCAATGAAAAGTCTTAATGATAATTATGAGCTTTTATCAGACGTGATCGATCTGGAAGAATCAAATGGATTTAAGGACCAAAGTATTACAGCATTTACTGCGGGAGATGAGGAGTTTTCATTAAAAGAAGGAGCTGAGCCGGGAGTGAGCGGATCTTTGAAAACTGCTTGTTCAGTAAGTGATGCGCTGGTTCTCCAATACTACGAAGAAAGTGACACACAAAAAGCAGGTTTTGGACAGGAACTAACATATGAACAATGGAAGAGCATATCAGAGATAAAAGATGTGTACGGTGATGTTTTATTCACAGCTCCAATGATTGCTGTAAATGTTGCTTACCCTCTTGTTAGCGAAATTTATGATGAGATGAATACTGATGGAAGGGTTTTCACATTCCTTTGCGGACATGATTCAAATGTAGGAAGTGTTCTTGCTGCTATTGGAGCAGAGGATTATGAGCTTCCAAATGCAATAGAAAAAAAGACCCCAATAGGCTGCAAGATTGTTTTTACAAAGTGGAGTAAAGGTTCTGAGGTTTTCTGGTCTGCCGATCTCGTATATCAGACACCGTCGCAGCTTAGAAATATGCCAATACTTGATACAGACAGCAATTCACCGGAGATATTCCACATTAGTTTTAAGAATATAAAACAAAATGAGGATGGACTGTATAAAGCTGATGAGTTTATGAAAATTTTCCTGGATGCAATGGACTCATATGAAAGCCTTTATCAGGAGTATGTAGAAAAAGCGGCGTAATAACCTCCCTTTTGTAATTGCAAAATCAAACAAACCCAGAGTAATTGGCGGTGAAGAAACAAACTACCATATGCTTGATGTAACATATCATGACAACGTGATGAGTTTTTCGATGTTTCATGGACTGTGCGATGGGCTTGGACTAAACCGGTTTATTGAAGCCACGCTTTACCATTATTTTTGCGAAAAAGATGGAAAAGAATACAGTGATGAGGGAATTATAACTTCGAAGATTCCCTATGATGAAAGTGAAAATTATGATGCATTTGCCATAAAGACAAATGCCGATACAAAAGAATTAAAAAAGCTTGGCTTTTTTGATGAAGACGGTTTTCTTCATTTATCCGGACGAATAAAAGACGTGATCATAAGAGGCGGAGAAAATATTGTTCCCGTCACCAGTCTTATAAATGATCTGGCATCGTCTGTGGGATATTCAGCAAAGCGTGCAATGTCCATACGACTTGCTGTTGAGGAAATGCTTACGGAACGCATAATGGATGCGTATTCAGCATCAGGAGATATAAGAGTTCAGGTTGTCCTTATGCCTGAGTGGTTAAGAGTAGCTTTCAGCGATGATGGCACAGAATACTATATAGATAAAAGGCGCGATACGTCCATGAGCGCAAAAATCATTCTGAAGGCAGTCAGTGATTTTCATACAGATTACGTAGAAGGAAAACCGCTATATTGCATGGATTTCCTGTATTAGAATGATATAGACATTAAGGGATTTTTATTAAAAGAGGCACAGGCATGAAGAATTAAGAATCGGTTTATATTTTTTTTATAGGATAATTGACGCTTTGCCGAATATAATAATCATATAGATAGTTTGATATATTCAGTGTAAGGGTGCGGGGCATGAGTGGTGCGTCTGCAGATAACCGAATCTATTAGGTCTAAGTGCACAGGAGAATAAAAAATGAAAACTGATATAATTCTGGTGTCTAACAAGGGATATGGGATAGAAGATGCGCTCGAACAGATTGATAAAATAGCAGAGCAGCTTGAGGTATCTGAAAGGGAAGCGTTGCATCTTCATTTACTCGGAGAAGAGATGATGAACATGGTGCATTCTATTATTGGTGGACTTGAGGGTAAGTTCTGGGCGGAGGTTTCCGGAAAAGAATGTATATTCCATCTAAAGACCATTACTTTGCTTGACAGAGAACAGCAAAAGCAACTGATTTCAGCTGCCACCAATGGTAAAAATGAAGCACATCGTGGAATAATGGGCAAAATGCATGCTTTTTTTGAGCCTATGCCAATAGATGATACCCCGGAATATTTGCTTGATACTATTGTGGCTGATTCTAACGGAGACCTTACATGGTCACTTGAGGCATATAAGGAG
Above is a genomic segment from Butyrivibrio sp. AE3004 containing:
- a CDS encoding AMP-binding protein, producing MGTFIELFEANVRDHRDNTAVIDSVTGISLTYGELDTMAGKLAAKLQSGGVEKGDAIAVVLPHSIDFIASVLAGMKLGAAVAPLNGSYPPSRLAYIS
- a CDS encoding ParA family protein, which encodes MRTIVIASQKGGVAKTTTAVQMSAILNRLGHKTLLIDTDQQCNSSNTFRAQIEGVPTLYDVLVESGKNKKLISDVIQHTEIGDIVAADPLLAEAETKLSSSPNGLFELSDSFEKSDLSEYEYCVIDTGPNVNQLLMNSLIVADDVVIPIKASEYALQGLGNIYEAIKTVQKRFNSNLSVAGILLTMHSSRTKVGQAGKSIIEAEAERMGTRVFDTSIRTTVTVEESQVMKMPLIDYSSGSGVELDYEDFIKEYLGVE
- a CDS encoding AMP-binding protein, with translation MDDYSPIECSALISADDAALLVYTSGSTGNPKGVLIDHGAIFDSIDRTVKFIELTGHDVIGLGVPFFFIAGLINLFCGLGVGTSNILIPVSAMRNPVELSKIVTKEQVTVTFISPKMLRFFRVFPESRLRLVVTGSERLSGIYSKDFQIKNVYGAVPVEEKCEYTIQVLARSGFFWNIPDEKYIRKFIEGMAGLAFFDESMLYR
- a CDS encoding histidine-type phosphatase, coding for MKKTVITACSLVLAAVIGSTGCGKISLKNPNMKNSETNSELKTEDNTEVKTETNTETNTETNTGATTEAKTEAKTEETTEAKTETTTEAKAETTAEDNTEANSEATSEVNAESNTETETNTGSTQNIDEEANAGGRIIDYDGYKLDQVVILSRHNIRSPLSGGDSLLGKITPHEWFNWTSAPSELSLRGGVLETQMGQYFRQWAEEEELIPTNYHPDNGQVRIYANSKQRTIATAQYFTAGMFPTAGLPVEYHMEFDKMDPVFTPQLTFWTDEYEKDAKDQIYEYYADAMKSLNDNYELLSDVIDLEESNGFKDQSITAFTAGDEEFSLKEGAEPGVSGSLKTACSVSDALVLQYYEESDTQKAGFGQELTYEQWKSISEIKDVYGDVLFTAPMIAVNVAYPLVSEIYDEMNTDGRVFTFLCGHDSNVGSVLAAIGAEDYELPNAIEKKTPIGCKIVFTKWSKGSEVFWSADLVYQTPSQLRNMPILDTDSNSPEIFHISFKNIKQNEDGLYKADEFMKIFLDAMDSYESLYQEYVEKAA
- a CDS encoding ATP-binding protein, which encodes MLDVTYHDNVMSFSMFHGLCDGLGLNRFIEATLYHYFCEKDGKEYSDEGIITSKIPYDESENYDAFAIKTNADTKELKKLGFFDEDGFLHLSGRIKDVIIRGGENIVPVTSLINDLASSVGYSAKRAMSIRLAVEEMLTERIMDAYSASGDIRVQVVLMPEWLRVAFSDDGTEYYIDKRRDTSMSAKIILKAVSDFHTDYVEGKPLYCMDFLY